From a region of the Ostrinia nubilalis chromosome 18, ilOstNubi1.1, whole genome shotgun sequence genome:
- the LOC135080584 gene encoding CDAN1-interacting nuclease 1 — translation MAFIKPLKLEVYNSIVSDFNKMNSFSRKSENELKKKYKHLPPCTLGSIISLLVQRSMKQNYRKSPIISSKYHDLYEELMKETDGGIVILQLAERQGISPALFARSLLQNVYSDSLMTKKSMKDTTLIEDKDLAYQVFLGVMNDNQYGPHADIIKQSVGLEYELRLERELRLMNITFSDENILRSRGYDKTPDFKLDVPVAVDGFIINWVESKALFGDEENHSGYLKEQLMCYWNRFGPGLVIYWFGYLETLNSMPEVNNMFILRTSFPEKSSITQYKYEL, via the exons ATGGCTTTTATCAAACCGTTAAAATTAGAAGTTTACAATTCTATTGTCAGCGACTTTAACAAAATGAATTCGTTTAGCAGGAAAAGTGAAAATGAGCTGAAAAAGAAATATAAAca cTTACCACCATGTACTTTAGGGAGCATCATATCATTATTGGTTCAGAGGTCTATGAAACAGAACTACAGAAAGTCACCTATTATATCAAGTAAATATCATGATCTCTATGAGGAATTGATGAAAGAAACCGATGGTGGCATTGTTATTTTGCA GTTGGCAGAACGCCAGGGAATAAGTCCTGCACTCTTTGCAAGATCATTATtacaaaatgtttattctgattcTCTTATGACTAAGAAATCCATGAAAGACACAACACTAATAGAAGATAAGGACTTAGCATATCAAGTATTTTTG GGTGTTATGAATGATAATCAATATGGACCTCACGCAGACATAATAAAGCA GTCTGTTGGCTTAGAATATGAACTCAGATTAGAAAGAGAATTGAGATTAATGAATATTACATTTTCTGATGAAAACATATTACGATCAAGAGGATATGATAAAACTCCTGACTTTAAACTTGATGTTCCTGTTGCAGTGGATGGATTCATAATAAACTGGGTGGAAAGTAAAGCCCTGTTTGGTGATGAAGAAAATCATTCTGGTTACCTAAAAGAACAATTAATGTGTTACTGGAACAGGTTTGGGCCTGGTCTAGTCATATATTGGTTTGGTTATTTAGAAACACTAAATTCAATGCCAGAGGTCAATAATATGTTCATACTCCGTACTAGTTTTCCAGAGAAGTCTAGCATTAC
- the LOC135080581 gene encoding protein farnesyltransferase subunit beta, translating to MDNEVRCYNDIAKEKYDSEGVITDTSSDQIDVEAVILNLYKQFEKNAAIDPDLPLLNRKAHITVLKTWLKGLPKSYECLDASRTWLVYWILHSLWLLNDMPDAETLSHTVQFLSHCQHEEGGYGGGPKQFPHLGTTYAAVNALSIIGTDEAYDSIDRSSLQKFLWTVREVDGSFALHKGGEQDIRGAYCAISIAKITNTYTEALFDKTAEWIVSCQTYEGGFAGCPGMEAHGGYAFCGLASLALLNRTALCDIDALLRWCVNRQMRVEGGFQGRTNKLVDGCYSFWQGAAFPIISAILSQGNKELIETVFFNQSALQEYITVCCQARDGGLIDKPGKFRDIYHTCYTLSGLSVAQHGTGVGDAFVVGSPSNELNRVHPLHNVAPHLVYNAVHYFIRHPPPVKDKN from the exons ATGGACAACGAAGTAAGATGTTATAATGACATAGCAAAAGAAAAATACGATTCAGAAGGTGTAATTACGGATACTTCATCAGATCAG ATTGATGTGGAAGCTGTCATCTTGAACCTATACAAACAGTTTGAGAAAAATGCTGCCATTGATCCAGATTTGCCATTACTCAATAGGAAAGCTCACATAACTGTGCTTAAGACGTGGTTAAAAGGTCTGCCTAAGAGTTATGAATGCTTAGATGCCAGCAGAACATGGCTAGTTTACTGGATCCTGCATTCACTATGGCTGCTTAATGACATGCCTGATGCTGAAACTCTTTCACACACTGTTCAATTCTTGTCACATTGTCAACATGAAGAAGGTGGTTATGGAGGTGGACCAAAACAATTCCCTCATCTTGGCACTACCTATGCTGCAGTAAATGCGCTTAGTATTATTGGCACAGATGAAGCATACGATTCCATAGACAGAAGTTCTCTTCAGAAGTTTTTGTGGACAGTAAGAGAAGTTGATGGCTCCTTTGCCCTTCATAAAGGTGGTGAACAGGATATAAGAGGTGCATATTGCGCTATAAGCATTGCTAAAATAACAAATACTTACACAGAAGCCTTGTTTGATAAAACAGCTGAATGGATTGTTAGTTGCCAAACATATGAAGGTGGTTTTGCTGGCTGTCCTGGCATGGAAGCTCATGGTGGATATGCATTTTGTGGCTTGGCATCTCTAGCCCTCTTAAATAGAACAGCTCTGTGTGACATTGATGCCCTGTTAAGATGGTGTGTGAATCGCCAAATGCGTGTAGAAGGTGGATTTCAAGGACGAACTAATAAATTGGTAGACGGATGTTATTCATTTTGGCAAGGAGCTGCTTTTCCAATTATAAGTGCAATACTATCACAAG GGAATAAAGAACTAATCGAAACAGTATTTTTCAACCAGAGTGCTCTCCAAGAGTACATCACTGTGTGCTGTCAAGCTCGCGATGGCGGCCTTATTGATAAACCTGgaaa ATTTCGTGACATATATCATACCTGTTACACTTTGAGCGGCTTATCGGTGGCGCAACACGGCACCGGTGTCGGCGACGCCTTCGTAGTTGGTTCACCGAGTAACGAGCTAAACCGGGTCCACCCTCTGCATAATGTTGCACCACATCTTGTTTATAACGCTGTTCACTATTTTATCAGACACCCGCCTCCGGTAAAGGATAAGAATTAA
- the LOC135080580 gene encoding cysteine protease ATG4D: MNRPPSTLSSEIPELSTRANNDATQGTPALRLDRTKPAGSKDNGRDGSDDLLDLKGKVESRLLSMWNNVKFGWTVKLKTSFSKESPVWLLGRCYHRKLSPTGSLESSTEIGTEATAQQPIEQIYGEGIEGFKSDFISKLWMTYRREFPTMSGSTFTTDCGWGCMLRSGQMMLAQALVCHFLGRSWRWSPEKPIQNAREFQEDCLHRMIIKWFGDKSSVNSPLSIHHMVRLGESLGKKPGDWYGPASVAHCLKAVMTAASKENYEFDSLEVYVAQDSTIYVQDVYSSCQLPNGCWKSLILLVPVKLGTDKFNPIYGPCLTSLLTLDFCIGIIGGRPKHSLYFIGYQEDRLIHLDPHYCQEMIDVWQPNFSLQTFHCRSPRKMPLSKMDPSCCIGFYLGTQHDFETFVNIITSFLVPQGVSANFEYPIFTLHNGSRSSVMNPPNIRYSIYENEQNWVTPNIHDSDTDIESEEFVLV, from the coding sequence ATGAACAGACCGCCTTCAACACTTAGTTCCGAGATTCCAGAACTATCAACGCGAGCCAATAATGATGCTACACAAGGAACACCCGCCTTGAGGCTGGATAGAACTAAACCTGCTGGATCCAAAGACAATGGACGTGACGGTTCCGATGATTTGCTCGACCTCAAAGGAAAGGTGGAATCTCGCTTACTGTCTATGTGGAATAACGTCAAATTTGGATGGACAGTTAAACTGAAGACAAGTTTTTCTAAGGAATCGCCTGTTTGGCTGTTGGGACGTTGTTATCATCGAAAATTAAGTCCAACTGGTTCTCTTGAGTCGTCAACTGAAATCGGAACTGAAGCAACTGCTCAGCAACCTATTGAGCAAATATATGGCGAGGGTATAGAAGGATTCAAATCTGATTTTATCAGTAAATTGTGGATGACATACCGAAGAGAATTTCCAACTATGTCTGGTTCTACATTTACCACCGATTGTGGATGGGGTTGCATGCTCCGTAGTGGGCAAATGATGCTAGCTCAAGCATTAGTTTGCCATTTTCTTGGACGTTCATGGAGGTGGTCACCAGAAAAACCTATACAGAATGCAAGAGAATTTCAAGAAGACTGTCTTCATCGTATGATAATAAAGTGGTTTGGTGACAAATCATCAGTAAATAGCCCATTATCTATTCATCATATGGTAAGATTGGGTGAATCTTTGGGTAAAAAACCTGGTGATTGGTATGGGCCTGCCTCTGTGGCACACTGTCTTAAAGCTGTAATGACAGCAGCTTCCAAAGAAAATTATGAGTTTGATAGTTTAGAAGTATATGTTGCTCAAGACTCAACAATTTATGTCCAAGATGTATATTCCAGTTGTCAGTTGCCTAATGGCTGTTGGAAATCTCTAATACTTTTAGTTCCTGTTAAATTAGGTACTGATAAATTTAACCCTATCTATGGTCCATGTCTAACTTCTTTGCTGACTTTGGATTTTTGTATTGGGATAATAGGCGGCAGACCAAAAcattcattatattttattggtTACCAAGAAGACAGATTGATACATTTAGACCCGCATTACTGCCAAGAAATGATAGATGTGTGGCAGCCTAACTTCTCATTACAAACTTTTCATTGTCGATCCCCCCGCAAAATGCCTCTCAGTAAAATGGATCCTTCATGTTGTATTGGTTTTTATTTAGGAACTCAGCATGATTTTGAGAcatttgttaatattattacaTCATTCCTAGTTCCCCAGGGTGTCTCAGCCAATTTTGAATATCCTATATTCACATTGCATAATGGATCTCGTAGCAGCGTTATGAACCCACCAAATATTAGATATTCTATATATGAAAATGAACAAAACTGGGTTACTCCAAACATTCACGATAGTGATACTGATATTGAATCAGAGGAATTTGTTCTTGTGTGA
- the LOC135080582 gene encoding uncharacterized protein LOC135080582: protein MESRNNKKCVICNKRRSRGGSPLLLSRFPLDSDRCRMWVKNAGIEDLAYVPIEKLHQLKFVCGGHFTPESFNAKGTRLKNSAIPTLELSNPILPDEVLTEFPLHVKDSNKENLKTVLYDHSYCIPKKSNPVERVPLTTTTKQLNSTCLGAVDIPDSGISAKTTFEPLPSTSNAPEHMTYKPITHDDKNICHQDAQAEILVHSYKRPKKNIEMKDTSSTFTIKEKRLWRQLQNAKKTIRNIAKSRVNLDKLDSEVLTSLVKDVVQNNKKKSQGKRWTLANKIYALAIFKRSTKAYRYMQKLFTLPSTKTLQRILKNIPMEPGINKNIFDMLEAKASSMPKENKYCSLIFDEMALKKRIIYNEIADKVDGYVDYGEGENMGREKKMQTMR, encoded by the exons atggagagtagaaacaacaagaagtgcgttatttgtaataagaggcgaagtcgtggtggatcacccttacttttgagtaggtttcctctggattctgaccg ttgtcgaatgtgggttaaaaatgctggcatagaagacttagcatatgtacctattgaaaagttacaccaactgaagtttgtttgtggtgggcacttcactcctgaatccttcaatgccaaaggaactcggctgaagaactcagctattccaacactggaattgagcaatcccatcttgccagatgaagttttgacagagtttcctcttcatgtaaaagactccaataaagaaaacctcaagacag ttctttatgatcattcatattgcattccaaagaagtcaaatccagttgaacgag ttccccttacaactacaaccaaacaactaaattcaacatgtttgggagctgtggatataccagattctggtatttctgcgaaaacaacttttgaacctcttccttctacttccaatgcaccagaacatatgacctataaacccattactcatg atgataaaaacatttgccatcaagatgcacaggcagaaatattagtccacagttataaaagacctaagaaaaacattgaaatgaaag acacttcatcaacatttacaattaaagagaagaggctttggcgacagttacaaaatgcaaaaaaaacaataaggaatatagcgaagtcaagagtgaatttagacaagttagattcggaagtgctgacatcgttagtaaaggatgtagtgcagaataacaaaaaaaagtcacaaggaaaaaggtggactttagccaacaaaatatatgctttggctatatttaaacggtccactaaagcataccgctatatgcaaaagctgtttacgctaccaagcactaaaacgctccaaaggattttaaaaaatataccaatggagcctggtataaataaaaatatatttgatatgttagaggcaaaagcatcaagtatgccaaaggaaaataaatattgctcgttaatatttgacgagatggcgttaaagaaacggataatttataacgaaattgctgataaagtggatggctacgtggattatggagagggcgagaacatgggacgagaaaagaaaatgcagaccatgcgttag
- the LOC135080577 gene encoding U3 small nucleolar RNA-associated protein 25 homolog: protein MKKGKKNFGRKNKNGNKNITRKKQKRAFPEKDIQNKKAIFNRYKNKQKVEEELAKKKIMEKKFLEEPVNYSESEEEDTYGQLISCFTKSVTKKVESEEDSDNEQELSDNDSVNSEENMGQPKETTVENMDEDEDENEVILEDDIETEPDVPDDPFTKHLQFDLGDELLVALSTTPPTVDKTVKTWPVLGNLNIIIPKPVITVSQKKMPKISIAENKTFAACGTVPRTICNVDYKTLHLKTQIHSNIVSSNKKNLVKNDLDLHEVFTPLQKELLAVINNYQDLYYPHRNFINADEIRYTYCLHVVNHMLKTRTKILHHNAKISKKSDLTEEYRDQGLVRPKVLIMVPFKDAAYRVVKTIIDILVPKEAGQVVNKNRFEEDFTGGELIMPKKNPKPEDYELLFSGNTEDTFRLGMALTKKTLKLYTDFYSSDIIVASPLGLRMLVGAEGEEERDFDFLASIEVLIMDQTDVFLMQNWDHLLHVLDHFHLQPKKTHGTDFSRVRMWSVNGWSKYYRQTLVFSSVSLPEIKSIINRKCQNYAGKVIVTNPVENGSIQQVILQIPQIFHRFKADNPLASADARFEYFVKEILPKHRDTLMSHTLIYVPSYFDYVRIRNYFKKEDIGFVQICEYSKDSKIARARDMFFHTEAHFLLYSERVHFFRRFRMKGIRHIIFYQPPTYPHFYSEMCNLMQESNQNKYGGSECNMSVTALYCRYDGERAAALLGAPRLAAALAADRALHVYMTGD, encoded by the exons ATGAAGAAAGGTAAGAAAAATTTTGGtaggaaaaataaaaatggaaacaaaaatattacaaggaaaaaGCAAAAGAGAGCATTTCCTGAAAAAGATATCCAAAACAAAAAGGCTATCTTTAATCggtataaaaacaaacaaaaagtagAAGAAGAACTTGCTAAGaaaaaaattatggaaaagAAGTTCCTAGAAGAGCCGGTCAACTATTCAGAAAGTGAAGAAGAAGATACATATGGCcaattaatatcatgttttacTAAgtcagtgaccaaaaaagtggaGAGTGAAGAAGACAGTGATAATGAACAAGAATTATCTGACAATGATTCGGTAAATAGTGAAGAAAACATGGGCCAGCCTAAAGAAACCACAGTTGAAAACATGGATGAAGACGAAGATGAAAATGAG GTAATACTTGAAGATGATATAGAAACTGAACCAGATGTGCCAGATGATCCATTTACAAAACATTTACAATTTGATCTCGGAGATGAGCTACTTGTTGCTTTGTCTACCACTCCACCAACAGTGGACAAAACTGTGAAAACTTGGCCCGTACTTGGAAACCTAAATATTATTATCCCAAAACCTGTCATCACAGTCTCACAGAAGAAAATGCCTAAAATTtctattgcagaaaataaaacttttgcaGCTTGTGGGACAGTTCCTCGAACAATTTGCAATGTGGATTATAAAACACTTCATCTTAAAACACAAATACACAGTAATATAGTttcatcaaacaaaaaaaatcttgtcAAAAATGATTTAGATCTTCATGAAGTGTTTACACCTTTACAAAAAGAATTGCTtgctgtaataaataattaccaaGATCTTTATTATCCACATAGAAATTTTATTAATGCTGATGAAATTAGGTATACTTACTGTCTTCATGTGGTAAATCATATGTTAAAAACTAGGACAAAAATTTTACATCATAATGCTAAAATATCAAAAAAGTCAGACCTCACAGAAGAATATCGTGATCAAGGACTGGTGAGACCAAAG GTTTTGATAATGGTACCTTTCAAGGATGCAGCCTATAGGGTGGTTAAAACTATAATAGATATTTTAGTACCTAAGGAAGCTGGGcaagttgtaaataaaaatagatttgaAGAGGACTTTACTGGTGGTGAACTAATTATGCCCAAAAAGAATCCTAAACCTGAGGATTATGAATTACTTTTCAGTGGCAATACAGAAGACACATTTCGTCTTGGAATGGCTTTGACAAAAAAAACTCTCAAG ctttatacagatttttattctTCCGATATTATAGTAGCCTCGCCATTGGGTTTGCGAATGCTTGTTGGAGCGGAGGGTGAAGAAGAAAGAGACTTCGATTTTTTAGCTTCAATTGAAGTGCTAATAATGGACCAAACTGATGTTTTTCTGATGCAAAATTGGGATCACTTGTTACATGTCCTTGATCACTTCCATTTACAGCCCAAAAAAACCCATGGAACTGACTTTTCTAGAGTACGAATGTGGTCTGTGAATGGTTGGTCGAAATATTATAG gcaAACATTAGTCTTCTCATCAGTTTCACTTCCAGAAATAAAGTCTATAATAAATCGGAAATgtcaaaattatgctggtaaaGTGATTGTTACTAATCCTGTTGAAAATGGGTCTATTCAGCAAGTAATTTTACAAATACCTCAGATATTTCACAG ATTTAAAGCCGATAATCCCTTGGCGTCTGCCGACGCGAGGTTCGAGTACTTCGTCAAAGAGATCCTGCCGAAGCATAGGGATACTCTAATGAGTCATACACTCATCTATGTGCCAAGCTATTTTGATTACGTCCGAATCAGAAACTATTTCAAGAAGGAAGATATCGGTTTTGTTCAAATTTGTGAATATTCTaag GATTCAAAAATAGCACGTGCAAGAGATATGTTTTTCCACACGGAAGCACACTTTTTGTTGTATTCAGAGAGAGTTCATTTCTTTAGAAGATTCCGGATGAAAGGAATAAgacacataatattttatcaacCCCCTACATATCCACATTTTTATTCAGAGATGTGCAATCTCATgcag GAGTCGAATCAGAACAAGTACGGCGGCAGCGAGTGCAACATGTCGGTGACGGCGCTGTACTGCCGCTACGACGGCGAGCGCGCGGCGGCGCTGCTGGGCGCGCCGCGCCTGGCCGCCGCGCTCGCCGCCGACCGCGCGCTGCACGTCTACATGACCGGCGACTGA